The genomic region ACTTGAAGGGGCCTCTTTATAATTTTCCAATGCTATTAATGCCTCTCTTGCCTCCAATGCTGGACCTATTGCCCTACCTATTGGCTGGCCCCCGTAGGTTATTGCACATTCAATATGTACATTTACCCTTCCTCCAAGTTCTATAAACTTCCTTGCCAAACTTGCTGCTTCATCTATAGTCTTTACCTTTGCCCCCTCGCCTGTAGGGATGTCTATAACTAAATATTTAATGCCTGCAGCAATTTTCTTAGCCATTACACTTGACAAAAGTAGTGGCTCAGGATCAATGGAAAGTGGTCTCTCAATGTTTATTGTTATATCATCTGCTGGGGCTAAGTCAATAGCCCCTCCCCAAACCATACAACCATTTGTGGTTGTTACCACCTGTTTTATCTCATCTAACGATAAATCAACCCTTGTTAAAACCTCAACTACGTCTGCTGTTCCTGCTGCTGATGTGATTGCTCTTGACGATGTTTTTGGTATCGTTAATCCTGCCGCTGCCACTATGGGAACAACCAAAAGAGCGGTTTTGTTTCCTGGAACTCCCCCGATGCTGTGCACATCAACCACTAAACTCTCATCCCAATCAATCATATCCCCAGTTTCTGCCATTCTTCTTGTCATTTCCTCAATTTCTTTCATATCCATGCCGTTAATATACAAAGAAGTAACAAATGCTGTGTTTTCAATATTTGATAACTTTCCAGTTACCATTTCATCAATTATTGTGTGTATTTCCTCAGGTTTTAGTGTTTGGCCATCCATCTTCTTTCTTATATATGCCACTGAAAGTGGGGTTTCAGCATGCCTTATTATGGCCTCGTCTCCATCTTTGATGGGAATTTCTTTTGTGATTTCTCTAAATATTCCTATTTCTCCCTTATTAACTAATGTTTTTGTTGAATGCAATACTCCAACAAAAGAACCTGCAGGAGTTTCAACCAACACCCTATCTTGTGGATAGTAAGGAGTTCCTTTCAAATCCTCCTCATTAATAACAACTGCATTTACCCCAATATCTAAATCAAACAATTTCACTTTTAAGAATAGCATGTAATCCCCTCTGAAGTTTACTTAAAAATAATTTACGTTAAAAATATATCGCAGTCGTGTTTTAAATATTATTTGTTTCATTAATTAATCACATATCACTTAACTTTAATGAAATATATCTTTTAATGAAGGATAAAGGTGAATAAAATGGGTAAGATGCTTAAAAAATTGATTAGTTATGATAAGGCAAAAGAAATGGTTTTTAATGAGTGGAATAAGTTTTTGAAAGATAAGTTTAAAATAATCCCTTTATTGGATGCATTGGGTAGGGTATCTTATGAAGATATAATGTCCCCAATAGATTTACCTATGTTTGATAGGGCAGCGATGGATGGTTATGCAGTTAGAGCAGAAGATACTTTTGGAGCATCAACCACAAATCCCCTAATCTTAAATTTGGTCGAAAAGAAGGAAATTAATGAAGGGGAATGTTTAAAGGTATTCACTGGCTCAAAAATGCCTAAAAATGCTGATGCTGTTGTTATGAAGGAATACTGCAAAGAAGAGGATGGTTTTGTTGAGATATATAAAGGAGTTCATCCTTATGAAAATGTCTCAAGGATTGGGGAGGATGTTAGAAAGGGGGATTTACTATTAAAAAAGGGGGAAGCCATCTCCCCGCACCACATATCAATTTTATCATCTGTTGGAATAAAGGAGGTTAAAGTTTATAATGTAAATGTTGGAATTATATCAACTGGGGATGAACTCGTTGATTTGGAAGAAGTTATCAGTATGGAAGAGTTAAAAAATAACAGTAAAATAGTAAATTCAAATTCATTAATGTTATATGCCCTGGTGAAAGAATCTGGTTTGAATCCAAAAATTTACGGAAAGGTTGTGGATGATAGGGAAAGGATAAAATCATTAATAAAAAAAGCAATAATTGAAAACGATATTGTGATTACAACAGGGGGTACTTCAGTAGGAGATAGGGATTATATAATAGAAGTGGTTAATGAGTTGGGTGGTATTGTTCTTCATGGTGTCCAAATAAGGCCAGGAAAACCTTTTGGATTTGGTAAAATAAACAACAAATTAATTTTTACCCTATCTGGATATCCAGTGGCATCTACTGTTCAATTTGAGTTATTTATAAGGAGTTACTTTAAAAAAAGAAAAAAAATAAAACTTCCATTAAGGAGAAACATCGCATCCGAACTCGGCAGGACAGATATTGTTAGGATTAAAATTGAAGATTTTGAAGTTGAACCATTGAGAATTACTGGAAGTGGAGTTATTTCCTCATTGACAAAAGCAGATGGTTATGTAATAATCCCAGAGAACGTTGAAGGTTATGAGAAGGGAGAGTATGTTGAAGTTTATTTATTCTAAAAAAATTTAAAAAGGTTAATTATAATTTAGGATTTTAGGATTTAAAGGTGATTGCATGGATGTGTGGTTGGATTTAACAAATGCTCCTCATGTTCATTATTTTTCACAACTGATAAAGAAATTTGAAAAAGAAGGGATCGACTATCTAATAACAACAAGAAAATCCCAAAATTTGGAAGAACTACTAAATATATATGGATTTGAATACATATGTGTTGGAAAACACGGAGAGAGTTTAAAGGATAAGTTAATCTACTCTGCAAAGAGAATCATAGAACTCACTGAGATTGTTGATAAAGAGAAGCCAAAGGTTGCAATAGCAAAACATTCCGTTGAATTGCCACGAGTATCTTTTGGATTGGGCATTCCCGTGATTTTTGTTGTTGATAACGAACATGCAGAGGCACAAAACAAACTCACCCTCCCACTTGCAGAGGACATAATCATTCCAATAGGTACGAAAAAGAGTAAATTAAAAAAGATGGGGGGAAATAACTTTACAACATTCAATGGAACGTGTGAAGTGGCAAACGTGAATTCACGACTAAAAGGAATACTGCCAATTGATAAGGGCATACTAAAAAAATTAGGGATAGATAATAATAATCCAACAATAGTCATGAGGGCAAGACCAAATTCATCCTACTGTAATGGAAAAAAGGACATAATTCCAAAAATCATAGAAAAACTTAGGGAAAAAATAGATTGTAATATTGTGGCATTTCCAAGGGATGAAAAGCAGAGGGAAAAATACATATCTCTAAATGCAATAGTTCCCAACACAATAGATGCCCTATCTCTTCTCTATTTTGCAGATGCTATGATAGGGGCAGGGGGAACTATGAACAGAGAAGCAGCAGTTTTAGGGATTCCAACAGTATCTTGCTATCCAAAGGAATTACTTGGTGTTGATAAATATCTAATAAAGATGGGAAGGATGGTTCATATAAAAAATGTAAATAGAATAGTTGGTTACATTATTGAAAA from Methanotorris formicicus Mc-S-70 harbors:
- a CDS encoding molybdopterin molybdotransferase MoeA, whose translation is MGKMLKKLISYDKAKEMVFNEWNKFLKDKFKIIPLLDALGRVSYEDIMSPIDLPMFDRAAMDGYAVRAEDTFGASTTNPLILNLVEKKEINEGECLKVFTGSKMPKNADAVVMKEYCKEEDGFVEIYKGVHPYENVSRIGEDVRKGDLLLKKGEAISPHHISILSSVGIKEVKVYNVNVGIISTGDELVDLEEVISMEELKNNSKIVNSNSLMLYALVKESGLNPKIYGKVVDDRERIKSLIKKAIIENDIVITTGGTSVGDRDYIIEVVNELGGIVLHGVQIRPGKPFGFGKINNKLIFTLSGYPVASTVQFELFIRSYFKKRKKIKLPLRRNIASELGRTDIVRIKIEDFEVEPLRITGSGVISSLTKADGYVIIPENVEGYEKGEYVEVYLF
- a CDS encoding DUF354 domain-containing protein, whose product is MDVWLDLTNAPHVHYFSQLIKKFEKEGIDYLITTRKSQNLEELLNIYGFEYICVGKHGESLKDKLIYSAKRIIELTEIVDKEKPKVAIAKHSVELPRVSFGLGIPVIFVVDNEHAEAQNKLTLPLAEDIIIPIGTKKSKLKKMGGNNFTTFNGTCEVANVNSRLKGILPIDKGILKKLGIDNNNPTIVMRARPNSSYCNGKKDIIPKIIEKLREKIDCNIVAFPRDEKQREKYISLNAIVPNTIDALSLLYFADAMIGAGGTMNREAAVLGIPTVSCYPKELLGVDKYLIKMGRMVHIKNVNRIVGYIIENLGVKNKNVELEDPTDLMFEKVCSYLKR
- a CDS encoding AMP phosphorylase, with translation MLFLKVKLFDLDIGVNAVVINEEDLKGTPYYPQDRVLVETPAGSFVGVLHSTKTLVNKGEIGIFREITKEIPIKDGDEAIIRHAETPLSVAYIRKKMDGQTLKPEEIHTIIDEMVTGKLSNIENTAFVTSLYINGMDMKEIEEMTRRMAETGDMIDWDESLVVDVHSIGGVPGNKTALLVVPIVAAAGLTIPKTSSRAITSAAGTADVVEVLTRVDLSLDEIKQVVTTTNGCMVWGGAIDLAPADDITINIERPLSIDPEPLLLSSVMAKKIAAGIKYLVIDIPTGEGAKVKTIDEAASLARKFIELGGRVNVHIECAITYGGQPIGRAIGPALEAREALIALENYKEAPSSLIEKAVSLAGVLLEIGGVAPPKKGKDVAEEILTSGKALEKMHEIITAQGGEPKSSDEIEIGEYKAEIIAPIDGYVTQISNKLITKVAKEAGAPKDKKAGVLLNVKIGNEVEKGDLLYTIYSSSEERLNSAVKLARRTYPIKVEGMLLKRISKF